One genomic segment of Streptococcus salivarius includes these proteins:
- the gyrB gene encoding DNA topoisomerase (ATP-hydrolyzing) subunit B — MTDELKNLEEKAQEYDASQIQVLEGLEAVRMRPGMYIGSTSKEGLHHLVWEIVDNSIDEALAGFATHIQVFIEPDNSITVVDDGRGIPVDIQEKTGRPAVETVFTVLHAGGKFGGGGYKVSGGLHGVGSSVVNALSTQLDVKVYKNGYIHFQEYKRGVVVADLAVIGETEKHGTTVHFTPDPEIFQETTEFDFGKLAKRIQELAFLNKGLRISITDKREGLEQEKHYHYEGGITSYVKYINENKDVIFDEPIYTDGEMDGISVEVAMQYTTGYHETVMSFANNIHTHEGGTHEQGFRTALTRVINDYARQNKILKEKDDNLTGDDVREGLTAIISVKHPNPQFEGQTKTKLGNSEVVKITNRLFSEALSRFLLENPAIAKKIVEKGILASKARIAAKRAREVTRKKSGLEISNLPGKLADCSSNNAEMNELFIVEGDSAGGSAKSGRNREFQAILPIRGKILNVEKASMDKILANEEIRSLFTAMGTGFGAEFDVSKARYHKLVIMTDADVDGAHIRTLLLTLIYRFMRPVLESGYVYIAQPPIYGVKVGSEIKEYIQPGADQEDKLRAALEKYSVGRSKPTVQRYKGLGEMDDHQLWETTMDPENRLMARVSVDDAAEADKIFDMLMGDKVEPRREFIEENAVYSTLDI; from the coding sequence ATGACTGATGAATTAAAAAATCTTGAAGAAAAAGCGCAAGAATATGATGCCAGCCAGATTCAGGTCTTAGAGGGGCTTGAAGCGGTACGTATGCGCCCAGGTATGTATATTGGATCAACCTCAAAAGAAGGGTTGCATCATTTGGTATGGGAGATTGTCGATAACTCAATCGATGAGGCCTTGGCTGGTTTCGCCACTCATATTCAGGTCTTTATTGAGCCGGACAATTCTATCACGGTTGTCGATGATGGTCGTGGTATTCCAGTCGATATCCAAGAAAAAACTGGCCGTCCTGCAGTTGAAACTGTCTTTACAGTACTTCACGCTGGTGGTAAATTTGGCGGAGGCGGTTATAAGGTCTCTGGTGGATTGCACGGGGTTGGTTCTTCGGTTGTTAATGCCCTCTCAACACAACTTGATGTTAAGGTTTATAAAAATGGCTATATCCACTTCCAAGAGTATAAGCGTGGGGTCGTGGTAGCAGATTTAGCAGTAATTGGTGAAACAGAGAAACATGGTACGACTGTTCACTTTACGCCAGACCCAGAGATTTTCCAAGAAACTACCGAGTTTGATTTTGGAAAATTGGCTAAACGTATCCAAGAGCTAGCCTTTTTGAACAAGGGGCTTCGTATCTCTATCACAGATAAGCGTGAAGGTCTCGAACAAGAGAAACATTATCACTACGAAGGTGGTATCACGTCTTATGTGAAATACATCAATGAAAACAAGGATGTTATCTTTGATGAACCTATCTACACTGATGGTGAGATGGATGGTATTTCGGTTGAAGTTGCTATGCAATACACGACTGGCTATCATGAAACGGTGATGAGTTTTGCCAACAACATTCATACCCATGAAGGTGGTACCCACGAACAAGGTTTCCGTACAGCCTTAACGCGTGTCATTAATGACTATGCGCGTCAGAATAAGATTCTCAAAGAAAAAGATGATAATTTGACAGGGGATGATGTTCGTGAAGGTTTGACTGCTATCATCTCTGTTAAACATCCAAACCCACAGTTTGAAGGTCAAACCAAGACCAAGCTTGGAAATTCTGAAGTAGTTAAGATTACCAATCGTCTCTTCAGTGAAGCTTTGAGTCGCTTCCTCTTGGAAAATCCTGCTATCGCTAAGAAGATTGTTGAAAAAGGGATTTTGGCTTCTAAGGCCCGTATCGCTGCTAAGCGTGCCCGTGAAGTGACACGTAAGAAGTCAGGTCTTGAAATTTCTAACCTTCCAGGGAAGTTGGCAGACTGTTCATCGAATAATGCTGAAATGAATGAACTTTTCATTGTCGAAGGGGACTCAGCCGGTGGTTCTGCTAAATCAGGTCGTAACCGTGAATTTCAAGCTATTCTGCCAATTCGAGGTAAGATTTTGAACGTCGAAAAGGCTAGCATGGATAAGATTCTAGCCAATGAAGAAATTCGTTCTCTCTTCACAGCTATGGGAACAGGTTTTGGAGCTGAATTTGATGTCAGCAAGGCACGTTATCACAAGTTGGTAATTATGACCGATGCCGATGTCGATGGGGCTCACATCCGTACCCTGCTTCTGACTTTGATTTACCGCTTTATGCGTCCAGTCTTGGAATCAGGTTATGTCTACATTGCACAACCACCAATTTATGGGGTTAAGGTTGGTTCTGAGATTAAAGAATATATCCAACCTGGTGCAGATCAAGAAGACAAATTGCGTGCTGCACTTGAAAAGTATAGTGTGGGACGTTCAAAACCTACGGTACAACGTTATAAAGGTTTGGGTGAAATGGATGACCACCAACTTTGGGAAACTACCATGGACCCTGAAAATCGTTTGATGGCACGTGTTTCTGTGGACGATGCTGCGGAGGCAGATAAGATTTTCGATATGCTGATGGGAGACAAGGTTGAACCTCGCCGCGAATTTATCGAAGAAAATGCCGTTTACAGTACTCTAGATATCTAA
- a CDS encoding IS30 family transposase produces the protein MSYHHFTIDERESILIYRTQGLNFSQIAKLLHRHPSSISREWKRHTKSGAYSPNHAQESYHNAKSHCGRKRMLEIDHNLSNTIKHLFLDYQWSPEEIEGRLRLEYGKTVVSYQTIYRAIYRGHFEDNSLSHGARGVIRKLRHRGKTRHTKGHVENRGKISISHTIHERPEEANNRTRIGDWEADTVAGKTGKACLVTLTDRYSRFLKIKKVAVKKSKLVIEAMVKLLEPLTKYTVTPDRGKEFTYHQKLSDQLNIEVYFPDPHAPWQRGTNENTNGLLREYFPKGSDLTLVDDQTIQLWENKLNNRPRKCLNWKTPYEVFYGESMHLI, from the coding sequence ATGAGCTACCATCATTTTACCATAGACGAGCGTGAAAGTATTCTCATTTACCGTACGCAAGGCCTAAATTTTTCTCAAATTGCTAAGTTACTTCATCGTCATCCATCTAGTATTAGTCGTGAGTGGAAGCGCCATACAAAATCAGGAGCTTATTCTCCAAATCATGCACAGGAATCGTACCATAATGCCAAATCACACTGTGGGCGGAAACGGATGCTTGAAATAGATCACAATTTAAGCAATACCATCAAACATCTATTTCTCGATTACCAATGGTCTCCTGAAGAAATAGAAGGTCGGTTGCGCTTAGAGTATGGGAAAACTGTTGTTAGTTATCAAACAATCTATAGAGCCATTTATCGAGGACATTTTGAGGATAACTCATTATCTCATGGTGCTCGTGGTGTCATTCGTAAACTTCGTCATCGTGGGAAAACACGTCATACTAAAGGTCATGTTGAAAATAGAGGGAAAATATCCATTTCTCATACAATTCACGAAAGACCAGAAGAGGCTAATAATCGAACTAGAATAGGAGATTGGGAAGCCGATACTGTTGCAGGTAAAACTGGAAAAGCTTGTTTAGTGACTCTAACAGACCGTTATTCTCGTTTTCTAAAAATCAAAAAGGTAGCTGTTAAGAAAAGCAAGTTGGTAATAGAAGCTATGGTAAAACTGTTAGAACCCTTGACGAAGTATACAGTAACTCCTGATAGAGGGAAAGAATTCACCTATCATCAGAAATTGAGTGATCAATTGAACATTGAAGTCTATTTTCCTGACCCTCATGCTCCATGGCAACGAGGAACCAATGAGAACACGAATGGATTACTTAGAGAATATTTTCCAAAGGGTAGTGATCTAACATTGGTTGATGATCAGACTATTCAGCTATGGGAGAACAAACTTAATAATAGGCCACGAAAATGTCTTAACTGGAAAACACCTTATGAAGTATTCTATGGGGAAAGTATGCACTTAATTTGA
- a CDS encoding flavin reductase family protein, with product MKQSFETSKLYYGFPIFILGYQDQTHGYNVTTCSSSYSLGDWLVIGVGSEENAADQIKHYQKFTVNIPDENLMLEMEQAGFISHREKIDKLGLDFRPSELTQAPILDACPVVLDCKVDRIIEEDGICHIFAKILDRLAESDLLDDREHFKNDRFAPAYFMGDGHKRVYRYLDDRIDPMGSFIKKARKKNDKS from the coding sequence ATGAAGCAATCTTTTGAGACCAGTAAATTGTATTATGGTTTTCCCATTTTTATCTTGGGTTACCAGGACCAGACACATGGCTATAATGTGACGACTTGTAGTTCTTCCTATAGTCTAGGAGATTGGCTAGTCATCGGGGTTGGTAGCGAGGAAAATGCGGCAGACCAGATTAAACATTATCAGAAATTTACAGTGAATATTCCTGATGAAAACCTCATGCTAGAGATGGAACAGGCTGGTTTTATTAGTCATCGTGAAAAGATTGATAAACTTGGCTTGGATTTCCGACCTTCTGAACTGACACAAGCACCTATTTTGGATGCTTGTCCAGTCGTTTTGGATTGTAAGGTAGACAGAATTATTGAGGAAGATGGTATCTGTCATATCTTTGCTAAGATTCTAGACCGTCTGGCTGAATCTGATTTGTTGGATGATAGGGAACATTTTAAAAATGACCGTTTTGCACCGGCTTACTTTATGGGAGATGGACATAAGCGTGTCTATCGCTATCTAGATGACCGAATCGACCCCATGGGAAGCTTCATCAAGAAAGCGAGGAAGAAGAATGACAAGAGCTGA
- a CDS encoding HAD-IA family hydrolase, translating into MNYGDYIWDLGGTLLDNYQVSTQAFLATLEQFERTAEPQAVYDALKVSTSTAIAMFAPDIADFRTLYKQEEAKHLQKPVLFEGAKAVLAKIVAEGGRNFLVSHRNHLVLEILDKAEIASYFTEVVTSENGFARKPSPDGFLYLIKKYDIKHGLVIGDRQIDIEAGKAAGLDTLLVDGHKSLLEIVT; encoded by the coding sequence ATGAATTATGGAGATTATATCTGGGATTTGGGTGGTACCTTGTTGGATAATTACCAGGTATCAACCCAAGCCTTTCTAGCAACTTTAGAACAATTTGAGCGTACAGCAGAACCTCAAGCAGTCTATGATGCCCTTAAGGTATCAACGAGTACTGCCATTGCTATGTTTGCGCCTGATATAGCTGATTTTCGAACCCTATATAAGCAGGAGGAAGCCAAGCATTTACAGAAACCTGTTCTTTTTGAAGGTGCTAAGGCTGTCCTAGCTAAGATTGTGGCTGAGGGTGGGCGTAATTTTTTGGTTAGCCACCGTAATCACTTGGTGCTAGAAATCCTTGACAAAGCAGAAATTGCCTCTTATTTTACAGAGGTTGTAACTTCTGAAAATGGCTTTGCTAGAAAGCCGAGTCCAGATGGTTTCCTTTATTTAATTAAAAAATACGATATTAAACACGGCTTGGTCATTGGTGACCGCCAGATAGATATAGAGGCAGGAAAAGCAGCAGGTCTGGATACCTTGCTTGTTGATGGCCATAAATCATTATTGGAGATTGTGACATAA
- a CDS encoding GNAT family N-acetyltransferase has product MTRAELPEQIETERLLLRVRTVADAEDIFDFASRPEVSYPAGFPPVKTLEDEIYYLEHILPERNQKDNLPAGYGIVVKGTDKVIGSVDFNHRHEDDVLEIGYTLHPDYWGRSYVPEAARALIDLGFKDLGLHKIELTCFGYNVQSQRVAEKLGFTLEACIRDRKDAQGNRCDSLMYGLLKSEWEVMIDG; this is encoded by the coding sequence ATGACAAGAGCTGAATTACCAGAACAAATCGAAACAGAACGTCTTCTTTTACGAGTCCGAACAGTGGCGGATGCCGAAGATATCTTTGATTTTGCCAGTCGTCCAGAAGTCTCTTACCCAGCAGGATTTCCACCCGTCAAGACCTTGGAAGATGAGATTTACTATCTAGAGCATATCCTCCCCGAGCGCAATCAAAAAGACAATCTCCCAGCTGGTTATGGCATTGTGGTCAAGGGGACTGATAAAGTGATCGGTTCTGTTGATTTCAACCATCGCCACGAAGATGATGTGCTGGAAATTGGCTATACCTTGCACCCAGATTATTGGGGCCGAAGCTATGTGCCAGAAGCGGCGCGTGCTTTGATTGACCTAGGATTTAAGGATTTGGGTCTTCACAAGATTGAGCTGACATGTTTTGGCTACAATGTCCAAAGTCAACGCGTCGCTGAGAAGCTTGGTTTTACCCTCGAAGCTTGTATAAGGGACCGCAAAGATGCCCAAGGAAATCGCTGTGACAGTTTGATGTATGGCTTGTTGAAGAGTGAGTGGGAAGTAATGATAGATGGCTAA
- a CDS encoding LrgB family protein, translated as MANFFNTPLFGLTLSVLAYTIGLLIYRCFPNPLTTPLLVSTALIIVILHYTGISYKDYYVGGSYLNSLIIPSTVALAVPFYKNLHLMRHHYKSILIGSTVACVLNTSYTALIAKLFGMDYFLAISLFPKSVTTAMAVGISEKMQGITTVTLVVVVITGILTSVLGPVFLKMIGIKDPVAIGLSLGGTGHAVGTGTAFRYGQVAGAMGGLSIAVTGILYVFISPIVASLILK; from the coding sequence GTGGCTAATTTTTTTAATACACCCTTGTTTGGGCTAACACTTTCTGTACTAGCTTACACAATAGGGCTTTTGATTTATCGCTGTTTTCCTAATCCCTTGACAACGCCTCTCCTTGTATCGACTGCCTTGATTATCGTCATTTTGCATTATACAGGTATTTCCTACAAGGATTACTATGTAGGTGGCTCTTATCTTAATAGTTTGATTATTCCTTCAACGGTCGCTCTAGCAGTTCCTTTTTACAAGAATCTGCACCTCATGCGCCATCACTATAAGAGTATTTTAATTGGATCAACGGTTGCCTGTGTTTTAAATACGAGTTATACGGCCTTGATTGCTAAGCTTTTTGGGATGGATTATTTCTTAGCCATCTCTCTCTTTCCTAAGTCTGTAACAACTGCCATGGCTGTAGGGATTTCGGAAAAAATGCAGGGGATTACGACAGTAACCTTGGTCGTCGTTGTTATTACGGGAATTTTAACCTCAGTCTTGGGTCCAGTCTTTTTAAAAATGATTGGTATTAAAGACCCAGTTGCTATCGGACTTTCACTAGGAGGGACCGGACACGCTGTAGGTACAGGAACTGCCTTCAGATATGGTCAGGTTGCAGGTGCCATGGGTGGTCTTTCAATCGCTGTAACAGGTATTCTATATGTCTTTATTAGTCCTATTGTGGCAAGTTTGATTCTGAAATAA
- a CDS encoding group I intron-associated PD-(D/E)XK endonuclease yields MEHNKMGLEEKIRKDIVLINSKISSFKNKDEIIRHLKKKFDALTNFEKEQLWEDFKNENFIKTRISEIAINKVLYKKHVGDYLESKMLNIIEEKCKESSYDLLSEIMSKSLLTELDFPLDEKETKILIKRLSKSIRSLFPLILSDGFSTNLSSVDTGIMTSNAGDSAQFLFIARAILAGFDSSNVDVRTSRYDAIVGYKGKTFRVQVKGISGNTIYFKDRARGGQGIDYTHERNKGRRITKEDCDIYVAVNKKNGLVYLIPIEVVEQSKEKVSTNEMKKYLEYWSIFDELLDQKIKQKSRARKWKARIR; encoded by the coding sequence ATGGAGCATAATAAAATGGGCCTAGAAGAAAAAATCCGTAAAGACATTGTGCTTATTAATAGCAAAATTTCTAGTTTTAAGAATAAAGATGAAATTATTCGACATCTTAAAAAGAAATTTGATGCTTTGACAAATTTTGAAAAAGAACAACTCTGGGAAGATTTTAAAAACGAGAATTTTATAAAAACTCGAATTTCCGAAATTGCAATAAACAAAGTGTTGTATAAGAAACATGTTGGAGATTATCTTGAATCTAAAATGTTGAATATAATTGAAGAGAAGTGTAAAGAAAGTTCTTATGACTTATTGTCCGAAATCATGTCAAAATCGCTATTAACTGAACTTGATTTTCCATTAGATGAAAAAGAAACAAAAATTTTGATAAAACGTCTCTCGAAATCAATTAGATCTCTATTCCCGTTAATACTATCTGATGGTTTTAGTACTAATCTTAGTTCTGTAGATACCGGTATAATGACATCCAATGCAGGAGATTCTGCTCAATTTTTGTTTATTGCTAGGGCTATATTAGCAGGTTTTGATAGTTCAAATGTTGATGTTAGAACTTCTAGATATGATGCAATTGTTGGATATAAGGGAAAAACATTTAGAGTCCAAGTAAAAGGGATTAGTGGTAATACAATTTATTTTAAAGATCGCGCAAGAGGTGGACAAGGAATTGATTATACTCATGAGAGAAACAAAGGTAGACGTATTACAAAAGAAGATTGTGATATCTATGTAGCAGTTAATAAGAAAAATGGCTTGGTATATCTAATTCCTATAGAAGTTGTAGAGCAAAGCAAGGAAAAAGTTTCAACAAATGAAATGAAAAAATATCTTGAATACTGGAGTATCTTTGATGAACTTTTAGATCAAAAAATAAAACAAAAATCAAGAGCGCGTAAGTGGAAAGCAAGAATTAGATAA
- a CDS encoding CidA/LrgA family protein, whose translation MKYYVQFMLICLFAVIGEAISTFFKLPIPGSIIGLFLLLIALQLKWIRLRHIHAVAEFLIANMTILFLPAGVGIMERWNAISANIVPIILIIMGALVLNIVVIAVVVGFIKKHFEGDYEEVKRG comes from the coding sequence GTGAAATACTACGTTCAATTCATGTTGATTTGTTTGTTTGCCGTTATTGGTGAAGCTATTTCAACATTCTTCAAATTACCTATTCCTGGAAGCATTATTGGCCTATTCTTGCTTCTTATTGCTCTTCAGCTTAAGTGGATTCGTCTACGTCATATTCATGCAGTAGCAGAGTTTTTAATTGCCAATATGACTATTCTATTTTTGCCAGCAGGTGTCGGTATTATGGAACGATGGAATGCTATTTCAGCGAATATTGTCCCTATTATTTTGATTATTATGGGAGCCTTGGTTCTTAATATTGTAGTGATTGCAGTAGTTGTCGGTTTCATCAAAAAACATTTTGAAGGTGATTACGAGGAGGTTAAACGTGGCTAA
- a CDS encoding DNA cytosine methyltransferase, with product MTNSVSSNRPEKYNIAAFFSGVGGIELGFEQTNEFRVVYANEFDKYARQTYRLNYPNTHLDSRDIHAVQPKDIPAERVDVIMGGFPCQAFSIAGYRKGFDDDRGDLFFELLRMIEGRKPRAIFIENVKNMVGHDHGNTFKVIREALTENNYFIKWKVLNGKDYGNIPQNRERIYIVGFDTKEAYDVFEFPEEVNLTTSLSDVIDFGATPGEAFYYREGKQRFYDELKECVTSQDTVYQWRRQYVRENKNGVVPTLTANMGTGGHNVPLILTDSGEIRKLTPKETFNVQGYPKSFRLPEGVSNGQLYKQAGNSVVVPVIKRIAENVAKALNKGIGKTQHDRSGNIAIIYIKMNGQFEGESYVKDFVNNEADAYKKIYEEYDGNLEVITDKQYESLIRNKKSKEFYMLSINR from the coding sequence ATGACAAATTCTGTAAGTTCGAACCGACCAGAGAAGTACAACATTGCAGCTTTCTTCTCTGGTGTTGGGGGAATTGAGTTGGGATTTGAACAGACCAACGAGTTCAGAGTGGTGTATGCCAATGAATTTGATAAGTATGCGCGTCAGACTTATCGTTTGAATTATCCGAACACGCATTTGGATAGTCGGGATATTCATGCGGTGCAACCGAAAGACATTCCGGCTGAACGTGTGGATGTGATTATGGGAGGCTTCCCTTGTCAAGCTTTTAGTATTGCGGGTTACCGCAAGGGTTTTGATGATGATCGTGGTGATCTTTTCTTCGAATTGCTTCGGATGATTGAGGGACGAAAACCTCGTGCTATTTTCATCGAAAATGTAAAGAACATGGTTGGTCATGACCATGGGAATACTTTTAAGGTCATTCGTGAAGCTTTGACTGAGAACAACTACTTCATCAAGTGGAAGGTTCTCAATGGGAAAGACTATGGGAATATCCCACAAAACCGTGAGCGTATCTATATTGTTGGTTTCGATACTAAAGAAGCCTACGATGTTTTTGAATTTCCTGAAGAAGTCAATTTGACAACTTCTTTGAGTGATGTGATTGATTTTGGTGCGACACCTGGCGAAGCATTCTATTACAGAGAAGGTAAGCAAAGATTTTATGATGAATTAAAAGAGTGTGTGACTAGTCAGGATACGGTATACCAATGGCGTCGCCAATACGTTCGTGAAAATAAGAATGGTGTAGTCCCTACTCTGACAGCAAATATGGGAACAGGCGGACATAACGTTCCATTGATCTTGACAGACAGTGGTGAGATTCGTAAGTTGACTCCGAAAGAAACCTTTAATGTTCAAGGGTATCCAAAATCCTTTAGACTCCCAGAGGGGGTTTCTAACGGTCAGCTGTATAAACAAGCAGGAAACAGTGTCGTTGTTCCTGTAATTAAACGCATTGCGGAGAATGTTGCTAAGGCTTTAAACAAGGGTATAGGTAAAACTCAACATGATCGCTCAGGAAATATCGCAATTATCTATATCAAGATGAATGGACAATTTGAAGGCGAGTCGTATGTTAAAGATTTTGTAAATAATGAAGCCGATGCATACAAAAAAATTTATGAAGAATATGATGGCAATCTTGAAGTTATTACTGATAAACAGTATGAATCGTTGATTCGTAATAAAAAAAGTAAAGAGTTCTATATGCTGTCCATAAATAGATAA
- a CDS encoding valine--tRNA ligase, with product MSKELSPKYNPAEVEAGRYQKWLDEDVFKPSGDKKAKPYSIVIPPPNVTGKLHLGHAWDTTLQDIIIRQKRMQGFDTLWLPGMDHAGIATQAKVEARLAEDGISRYDLGREKFLDKVWEWKDEYASTIKQQWGKMGLSVDYSRERFTLDEGLSKAVRKVFVELYKKGWIYRGEFIINWDPKARTALSDIEVIHKDVEGAFYHMNYMLEDGSRALEVATTRPETMFGDTAVAVNPNDDRYKDLIGKNVILPILNKPIPIVGDEHADPEFGTGVVKITPAHDPNDFLVGQRHNLPQVNVMNDDGTMNELAGEFNGMDRFEARKAVVKKLEEIGALVEIEKMTHSVGHSERTGVPVEPRLSTQWFVKMDQLAKNAIANQDTDDKVDFYPPRFNDTFLQWMENVHDWVISRQLWWGHQIPAWYNAEGEMYVGEEAPEGDGWKQDEDVLDTWFSSALWPFSTMGWPDVEAEDFKRYFPTSTLVTGYDIIFFWVSRMIFQSLEFTGRQPFKNVLIHGLIRDEQGRKMSKSLGNGIDPMDVIEKYGADALRWFLSNGSAPGQDVRFSYEKMDASWNFINKIWNISRYILMNNEGLTLDAARENVAKVAAGQAGNVTDRWILHNLNETIGKVTENFDKFEFGVAGHILYNFIWDEFADWYVELTKEVLYSDNEDEKVITRSVLLYTLDQILRLLHPIMPFVTEEIYGQISEGTIVTAEYPVVRPEFENEEAAAGVEALKDVIRSVRNSRSEVNVAPSKPITILIKTSDSKLDAFFNDNVNYIKRFTNPEHLEIAADVEVPDLVMSSIITGAEIYLPLADLLNVEEELARLEKELAKWQKELDMVGKKLSNERFVANAKPEVVQKERDKQEDYKAKYDATVVRIEEMKKLVKQQLIKVF from the coding sequence ATGTCTAAAGAACTTTCACCAAAATACAATCCAGCCGAGGTTGAGGCTGGTCGTTACCAAAAATGGCTTGACGAAGATGTTTTCAAGCCTTCTGGCGATAAAAAGGCTAAGCCTTATTCAATCGTTATTCCACCACCAAACGTAACTGGTAAACTTCACCTTGGTCACGCTTGGGATACAACTCTTCAAGATATCATCATCCGTCAAAAACGTATGCAAGGTTTCGATACGCTTTGGCTTCCTGGTATGGACCACGCAGGTATTGCTACTCAAGCCAAGGTTGAAGCCCGTTTGGCTGAAGATGGCATCTCTCGTTATGACCTTGGTCGTGAAAAATTCCTTGATAAAGTCTGGGAATGGAAAGACGAGTATGCGTCAACTATCAAGCAACAATGGGGTAAGATGGGACTCTCTGTAGACTACTCTCGTGAGCGTTTCACACTTGACGAAGGTCTTTCAAAAGCGGTTCGTAAGGTTTTTGTAGAGCTATACAAGAAAGGCTGGATCTACCGTGGCGAATTTATCATCAACTGGGATCCAAAAGCTCGTACAGCCCTTTCTGATATCGAGGTTATTCACAAGGATGTCGAAGGTGCCTTCTACCACATGAACTACATGTTGGAAGACGGTTCACGTGCCCTTGAAGTAGCAACAACACGTCCTGAGACTATGTTTGGGGATACTGCAGTAGCGGTTAACCCAAATGATGACCGTTATAAAGACTTGATTGGTAAAAATGTTATCTTGCCAATCTTGAACAAGCCAATCCCAATCGTTGGGGACGAACACGCAGACCCTGAGTTTGGTACTGGTGTGGTTAAAATCACTCCTGCCCACGACCCTAATGACTTCTTGGTTGGTCAACGTCATAACTTGCCACAAGTCAATGTTATGAACGATGATGGTACCATGAATGAATTGGCTGGTGAATTCAACGGTATGGACCGCTTTGAAGCACGTAAGGCTGTTGTTAAGAAATTGGAAGAAATCGGTGCCCTTGTCGAAATTGAAAAAATGACTCACTCAGTTGGTCACTCAGAGCGTACAGGTGTGCCCGTTGAGCCACGTTTGTCTACCCAATGGTTTGTTAAGATGGATCAATTGGCTAAGAATGCTATCGCAAACCAAGACACAGACGACAAGGTTGATTTCTACCCACCTCGTTTCAACGATACCTTCCTTCAATGGATGGAAAATGTCCATGACTGGGTAATCTCTCGTCAGCTCTGGTGGGGTCACCAAATCCCTGCTTGGTACAATGCTGAGGGTGAAATGTACGTTGGCGAAGAAGCACCAGAAGGTGACGGATGGAAACAAGACGAAGATGTCTTGGATACTTGGTTCAGTTCTGCCCTCTGGCCATTCTCAACTATGGGTTGGCCTGACGTGGAAGCAGAAGACTTCAAACGTTACTTCCCAACTTCAACCTTGGTAACAGGTTATGATATCATCTTCTTCTGGGTGTCTCGTATGATCTTCCAATCATTGGAATTCACAGGACGCCAACCATTTAAGAATGTCCTTATCCACGGCCTTATCCGTGACGAGCAAGGACGCAAGATGTCGAAATCTCTTGGTAACGGTATCGACCCAATGGATGTTATCGAGAAATATGGTGCCGATGCCCTCCGTTGGTTCCTTTCAAACGGTTCTGCACCAGGTCAAGACGTGCGCTTCTCTTACGAGAAAATGGATGCTTCATGGAACTTCATTAACAAGATTTGGAACATCTCGCGCTACATCCTCATGAACAATGAAGGGTTGACCTTGGATGCGGCACGTGAAAATGTAGCTAAAGTGGCTGCTGGTCAAGCAGGTAACGTTACAGACCGTTGGATTCTCCATAACCTCAACGAAACTATCGGTAAGGTCACTGAAAACTTTGATAAGTTCGAATTTGGTGTGGCTGGTCATATTCTCTACAACTTCATCTGGGATGAGTTTGCGGACTGGTATGTTGAGTTGACTAAGGAAGTGCTTTATAGCGATAACGAGGATGAAAAAGTCATCACACGTTCTGTTCTTCTTTACACCTTGGATCAAATCTTGCGTCTCCTTCACCCAATCATGCCATTCGTAACTGAAGAAATCTATGGCCAAATCTCTGAAGGAACGATTGTGACTGCGGAATACCCAGTGGTTCGTCCAGAGTTTGAAAACGAAGAAGCAGCAGCGGGCGTTGAAGCTCTTAAAGACGTGATTCGTTCAGTACGTAACTCTCGTTCAGAAGTGAACGTAGCTCCAAGCAAACCAATCACTATCTTGATTAAGACAAGCGACAGCAAGCTCGATGCCTTCTTCAATGACAATGTCAACTACATCAAACGCTTCACAAACCCAGAACACTTGGAAATTGCAGCAGATGTCGAAGTACCTGACTTGGTTATGTCAAGCATCATCACAGGTGCAGAAATCTACTTGCCACTCGCTGACCTTCTAAATGTCGAAGAAGAATTGGCTCGTCTTGAAAAAGAATTGGCCAAATGGCAAAAAGAACTCGACATGGTTGGTAAGAAACTTAGCAATGAACGCTTCGTAGCTAATGCCAAACCAGAAGTTGTCCAAAAAGAACGCGACAAACAAGAAGATTACAAAGCTAAATACGATGCGACAGTCGTACGTATTGAAGAAATGAAGAAATTGGTGAAACAACAATTGATTAAAGTTTTCTAA